TAATGATAAGCAGATAGTTTCGTCTCGCAACTTTGCAGTGCAGTGGTGAAGCATTAATCGTAAAGCATCTTATTCGTGTAGAAATGGTCCTGTTATAATGGCGCTATAAGGAAGATGTTATAGTCGtacacttttaaaaattttcgatTGCaaagttttacaaatttgtgcTCACCTGATGATGGCAGAGTGAGACACACACATTTGGATCTACTATATCTGTCATATGTACGAAGGCAGAAGAAATGTGGAGTAATAGTTAGGGTTTTATATACCAAATTTCGCTTCTGCGATGATCGTTCTTTATACATTAATAAGTATAAAAGTTACTACAGCAAAAATGAGACACAACAAATAGAATTGCTCTTTTTCGtagttaaaattttattagttAGCTTTTTGTTTTAGTAAATCTTCAATTTAACACTTCGTGTGAagatataataatacattttgtttaattgaaagaggggaaaaaggcgaggaaaaaaaataatatgctgaaatatttttatcatattgcACACATCTCAAataacatttatttgaaatgttacaaaaaagaggaatgcatttttatgcgAAGAATTACCATGAGTAAAGTTTACAGGCACAATAATGTTATTAaaagttaattttattattcctGGACAACATTAACAAATTAGCAGAATTACTAAAACGAGTTAACTGTTACAATCCACTAAGTATTGCGTCCATTGCAATCGTTTAAAGACGTTATATTCTTTTGTGTAAAGCCTCACAAAGCAGAAGACTTAGCAGCAGAGAATATAggatatatacataatatgcATAACATGATGGTAGACAAAATAACAAAGCATATAATTGAACAAACTCAAAGTGTtaggaaaatttttgtagACAAATTTTTTAGGACTAAATGATATTGATAATTTATTAGTTGACAAAAGCAGTCCACTAAAAAGGGATGCTTTTGAAAGGTGGTTCTTATTTGAGGGAAAATTATGGATATTTTGTGAATTCTAACAAAAGAGTGCTATTCATTTAAATACTATATGCCTTTATagcttattatatatgtttacatgATGCATAaaccatttttattctttcatatttttgtatttatgtattgttcttttttttttaatttttttttttttttttgttattttttgctgaATTTATTCATTACTATTTGAAacattatgttttttaattaaaaacattatGAATTTTCGTATTGTagacaatattttttccatttaattaaacaatttaataaattgcGAATTAAGTCATCGTAGTGGTAGGTttaatagtaaaaatatagcatgcataattatttttattatatttccttttttctatATAGGACAAAGtgaattataataaaaaatatgaaaatatgtacaacCTGAATGATGATGTACCAAAATTTCATGCGGTAAACAAAAAGGCACTTCTTATCAGAAGtagtaatataataaatatgcgtATAAAACCAATGAATGGGAAGCATCATcggttattattattattgccaaaaaattgataattcacttttttaaatttgtttcttcattATGGTTATTCTGCCTTttctttcatgtttttttatttttaataatatatgtggACAGCCTTGCGGAGGTAACGGTTATTCGGATTACATGTAAAATATACCTATTAtattttaccaaaaaaacggaaaatatttttaataaaatcattTTGCTTATAATTTATTGGTAGCAAATTATGTTGCGAATAAAATTGATATAAATTTGTGAACCTCTCTAAAATtataattcaaaatttaaaaccacattttgttaaatatcTTTGAAAAGtatacattattattttcttttccattNGTAGTgactaaaaaatttaatttttttgcggaTGCAGTAGTACTCCACAAATTTAGAGTCACTATGCAAAGCACtagcttattttttcgttattaATGGTGGaatatatttccatttgtcattaaaaagttttttttaaatgctgtgttctttttgtttaatgttattgttattattattttataactaaAATTGCATTTAAATGGATAACTCCGTGCTGTAGAATTTTTTTGACgtgataataatttaaaaaaaaacctcaaaaatataaactcTGTAATTACTCTGATTTAATGCATAGAGATATGTATCATTTACCTTTTTATCCACCTctccattttaaataatttttcggCGTTATAttcatgattattttattttatttttttcctaaatgGGTAATAATGTTATTACATGCTAAAAAATGTCTTAAAATTGCAGCAccgaacaaattaaattatatattttgaaaattttgttcgaaaaaattttgcatatttcgAATATTCTTTCGTAAGTTCTaattaatttcgtttttaatttttttacagataagttatgttaaaatattttaaaattgtttttccgGTCTGatccttttatattttttttattttcgttatTATATCTTTATGTAACATTTAAttcgtttgaaaaaaatacagaaaggAACCAATAAAAATCAAAGTTAATTTACGAATCCTTCTTCTATATTTCATCATTTATACTACTATAACGCTCATTTAGAATTCAACATTGTAGAAAATTTTGACAGCCTTAATGATTAGCACcatgaaagaaaataacacaaggtctttcattttcgttaaaATTGCCACCACTTTTAGCGTTTACAAATCAGACTTTCAACGAATcggtatgaaaaaattgcaataatGACATGAGTGATAAAATATGGACGTGAAgatttcattcatttttttttttttttttttccttccctttcgaATCCACTTTATGGTTTTATTCTTCAAATCATTACATTAGCGTAGAAACAAACTGATGTATCTATCTTTGTAACTAATAAAAACTAACTTTCCAACTTATGTCTTGCTACCCTTTTATAGGACAAACTTGGAACATCATTGGTTAAGAATGTGACTTCCAATGGTGAATTTGCTTTAAGAACTCAACGATTATTAGGAGAAAGTAGATTGAGTCGAGATTCCCTTTTGTTAGATTCTTTttatgatgatgatgaattATTCGATTATGATGGTGATCACAAGTCAAAACGTGATGTAAAAGATAGGCACCATCGCCACCGCCATAGTCAACGACATAAACATCGACACAGTCATAGACATAGCACATCACGAAGTaaaagagaggaaaaaaaaaatgaagatgatgTACTTAGCTTATCCCAATTTAATATAGATGAAGATGATGATGAAAAGGTTGAAGAAAATGTTTTATCACGACTTAGATCCAATGATTATGATGATGTAATAAATCTAACGAATGCAAGAAGATCTAATTCGAGACACAGAATATCATCAATGGATATCGATTTACGTCCAGGACATGAAGATGATTTGATtgttaaaagaagaaaaggatcTAGTGGTGTGACTAGAAAAGCTGATAGTTATGGTGATAAGAAAATTCACGATACCTTGAGTTCTTTAGACGATTATAGGGATTATCAatggagagggagaagacCTAGGAAAAGGGGTTCTGGTAGCACAGCTGCAAAGGTATTGGGTGCTATGGGTGCACTTGCATTATCTCATCACTTcatgggtttttttttaacgacaaGTAATGTTGTTACTTTGCCTTTGGCAGCTTCCGCCTGTGTATTAGGGGgaattttgtacaaaaaaaataaagataaaaacaAGTATAGGAGACATCCCGGAAGAAGCATAACTTACTAATcccgttttgaaaaaaaaattatctttcaaattgttaaattttaagCTATATAATGTACTATATAGAGAATGAGAAatggtaaaatatataatgcttactcctctccccccttaCGCTGAATAAAACACAATATTTACAATGCAGAGCATAGGgcatatatctatatattttgaaCTATCATGATACAGAACAATAGGAAAAGtaccattttaattttgcggaaaatttaattttttgttatttcgatttttatttaaaattttattccaGTGAAATTTAAAGATTTGACGTAACGCACTATGTATGGACACTGATTTTCTGTTTTGCACAAATGCATGATTTGATGTTGTGCGAAATGGCCGCACCTGGAATTTTGATTATACACACGGTTAAGCGCATATGTAcaatatatgtgtatattgtATATGTGCGTATACGTGTGCTCGTTTTGCGAAGAACCCGTGCTTGAGCATTACTCCTAACACACGAATTGCTACTGCATATGACTCCATTTACTTAATGCGGTAATTAATACTCTTACGTGCAAAAAATCaatatttgttttgtttttttttttgagtaaaattttgtttgaTGTATTTCCTTAGTTAAAATATGTACGTTGCTTTAttattgttaattttatttttgaaaatgagAGCTATTAGAAGAAtcatatcatatatatatatatgcatatgtatacataggTAACTATGTTTTGGCACAGTTGTATATCATATTATGTAACCCTAAGT
The window above is part of the Plasmodium cynomolgi strain B DNA, chromosome 11, whole genome shotgun sequence genome. Proteins encoded here:
- a CDS encoding hypothetical protein (putative); this encodes DKLGTSLVKNVTSNGEFALRTQRLLGESRLSRDSLLLDSFYDDDELFDYDGDHKSKRDVKDRHHRHRHSQRHKHRHSHRHSTSRSKREEKKNEDDVLSLSQFNIDEDDDEKVEENVLSRLRSNDYDDVINLTNARRSNSRHRISSMDIDLRPGHEDDLIVKRRKGSSGVTRKADSYGDKKIHDTLSSLDDYRDYQWRGRRPRKRGSGSTAAKVLGAMGALALSHHFMGFFLTTSNVVTLPLAASACVLGGILYKKNKDKNKYRRHPGRSITY